Genomic DNA from uncultured Methanospirillum sp.:
ATGAACTAGATTACTCAAATAGACCTTGATTCTTGATCCATATTGAACCGGTTGTGTAACCCATAAGAAAGGTTCCTGATGTTTTTTCCACCGCGGTGGGTACAAAAACCGTAGTGAGGGATTGGTGCTCGGTGATCTCAATTGATGGTGGAGGAAGATGATCGAAACCTTGCCTCACATGAAACCAATCAAGAGAGGTGAGATAAAGAAAGATGGGGAATTCACAAAAAACATCTGAAAAATTACAATATCTCTTTTTGGGTCTTTGTGCTCCCTCAATGTTTTCTTGAAATTATCACTACCGGCTAGAGATAAACGTGATTAAATGAACAAATAGGTAAACATCAATTCTCGCTGACTTAAATTCTCTACTATCCATATCTATCGACACTGATATGGTGATCACTTCATGACCTCCCAAAGCGGCCCGATCGGTAAAGTTCCTTTACGGGGGCGGTTTCGACTTCTCAAAGATTCTCTGACCTATGTACCCCCGGGCAAAGATGGAGAGTTTAGATATCGTGATATACTGTATTTTACCCGGTATCTCATCCCATTAAAATATGCAATCATTTCATCTCTCATCCTCACCTTCATCTCCTCACTCCTCGGGACCGCCCTCCCGCTCTCCGGGAAATGGATCATCGACTATATCTTCATGCATCAGAGTATAGAGCCGGTCCTGGATACACTTTCAACTCATCATCTGGCATTTCTCATCCCGTTTGCCTCACAAATCCTATCATCATTGCCGTTTCTGATAGGAACACTTGCCGTAATCTCAATTGTCAAATACCTCATCGGAAACGAACTTTCACTCATCAACTATCGGATCAATACCGAGTATGGGTACCGGGTGAAGATGGCGGTCTTCACCCATGTAATGAAGTACCCGGTCTCTTACTTCAAATCTACCAGGAGCGGGTACCTTCTCGCCAGAATCAGTTCAGATACCGGGGGTCTTTCGGGAATATCAGGGAATTTTCTCCAGAGCATCATCACTGCAGGTACATCGCTCTGTGTGACTGCCACTGTCCTCTCTGCCTTGTCATTTCCCCTCACACTCTTCGTAATGGTGACCGTACCGGTATCGGTTATCATTAGTTACTGGGTTATCAGGTTCAACCGATCCTATAATATCAGGATGCGGGAATCCGGCCTACAAATGTCTGCTGATGGACAGGATCTCTTCAGTTCAATCGACCTAATCAAAACCCATGCAGCAGAAGACCGGGAACTGAACAGGTACATGAAACGAACCCTCGACAATATCTCCCTAAACATCGCAAGCATGCTCTTTGGTCAGGTAACCGGTGGCGTCCAGATGGCATTCACCAGTATTGTCAGACTTATCGTCATGCTCTATGGGGGGAGCCTCGTCCTCTCAAACCAGATGTCCATCGGATCATATACTGCATTCCTTGCAATGTACCCGCAGCTTACCGGAGCAATCTCGACGTTCCTGCAGATGCCACTAAATCTTCAGGGAACTGCCCTTGCTGCCGGAAGGGTAAAAGAACTCCTTGATATAACCACCGAGTATGAGCATGACGACCCGAAAAAAACCCTCCTCTATCCAGATATCAGGACAAACGGGCACATTCTCGTGGATCAGGTTTCATTTTCCTATGATCCTGATACTCCGGTGTTGAAAGATGTCAGCCTGGAGATACAACCCGGCGACCGTATTGGAATCGTCGGTCAGACCGGGGCAGGAAAGACCACTTTTATCAATCTTCTTCTTAAGTTTTATCGCCCAAATCAGGGGAAGATACTCATCGATGATTATGATTATGCAGATCTGAATCCTGCATGGATCAGAAATCAGATAGCGGTCGTCTCACAGGATCTCATGCTTTTCCATGACACCGTGATGAATAATATCAGGTACAGCAGACCGGAGGCGGATGATGAGGAAGTCATGAGAGCGGCACAATCGGCAGGCATTCATGATGAAATTACCAGGTTCCAAAACGGATATGATACGATTGTCGGAGAACGTGGAAGCAAACTATCAGGAGGACAGAAACAACGGATCGCTATCGCACGTGCCTTTCTGCGTAATGCTCAGATCGTTATTCTGGACGAACCAACCGCTCACCTTGATATCGAAACTGAAGAACTACTGGTCAGAGAGTTTTTAAGTGCCTGTTCAGGTAGAACCATGGTTGTTATCACTCACCGGGAGAGTCTGCTCCGGTTGGTGGATCAGGTGTATCGGGTGGAGAAGGGAACGATGAGCGAAGAAAAGAGGAATTCTTCATTAATCAGTGCATAGATACATTGCCAAAATATCACGTATTAATATTAAGCATGTTATCATGAATTTATGAGTTTATATAAACGGTTCGCTAATGATGCTTGAATATTCCCTCAAATTTAACCGGTGACCTGATATGATCCCATTATCGCATATCTTTGAAGATGGTAATTCATTTTTTGAACTTATTCAGTTGTTAAGCCCTGACCACTTTAGACGGGATTCGATCCCCGATGATCACTGGCCTCAGATCATCTCATGTGCTGACCGGATGCGGGTTATCCCTCTCCTTTGTTATATACTCAAACAGTATGATGGGATTCAACTACCAACTGAAATCTCCCATACCCTCATGGCGAGGTATCTCGCAAATGGGGGACGAAATCTAATG
This window encodes:
- a CDS encoding ABC transporter ATP-binding protein; translation: MTSQSGPIGKVPLRGRFRLLKDSLTYVPPGKDGEFRYRDILYFTRYLIPLKYAIISSLILTFISSLLGTALPLSGKWIIDYIFMHQSIEPVLDTLSTHHLAFLIPFASQILSSLPFLIGTLAVISIVKYLIGNELSLINYRINTEYGYRVKMAVFTHVMKYPVSYFKSTRSGYLLARISSDTGGLSGISGNFLQSIITAGTSLCVTATVLSALSFPLTLFVMVTVPVSVIISYWVIRFNRSYNIRMRESGLQMSADGQDLFSSIDLIKTHAAEDRELNRYMKRTLDNISLNIASMLFGQVTGGVQMAFTSIVRLIVMLYGGSLVLSNQMSIGSYTAFLAMYPQLTGAISTFLQMPLNLQGTALAAGRVKELLDITTEYEHDDPKKTLLYPDIRTNGHILVDQVSFSYDPDTPVLKDVSLEIQPGDRIGIVGQTGAGKTTFINLLLKFYRPNQGKILIDDYDYADLNPAWIRNQIAVVSQDLMLFHDTVMNNIRYSRPEADDEEVMRAAQSAGIHDEITRFQNGYDTIVGERGSKLSGGQKQRIAIARAFLRNAQIVILDEPTAHLDIETEELLVREFLSACSGRTMVVITHRESLLRLVDQVYRVEKGTMSEEKRNSSLISA